ataaggggagatttagattttttcacagccagaggtcgtgcagtccctgggcttgttaaaatgctgtgctcattacattatcttgcttccgcgtcataccagacaactgtgggcatagtgggcggggtctcgcaatctacattctcgcgggcctttacccagtttctctatgcactaaatagacgcgctaggaattatattcaatttcctacagaggcaacagagtggctggaagtcaggactggcttttataatatagcagggatacaatgtgtgctgggtgcaatcgattgcacacatgttgctttgattgcacctagtcagagtgagcatgtgtactgcaatcgtaagcactaccattcactcaatgtacaggtggtatgtgatgccacgatgaggataatgcatgtggtacccaaattccctggttccagtcacgattcctctatcctgaggaactcttcagtcttccatgcgttcgaagagggacgttttgaacatggttggctgctgggtgagtacagatttagatgttatacactggcgacacactttattcgagctcggctagtcccacgaattcgggtatacccgggtgtattgaggtttgtgactgttttctgcccgagtgcattgaggtattttccaggcagggattgaagcattttattcccgctgactgcaatactgcacagtatatatatatatactgcattacaattcatgaatttatgccatctggtagacacgcgaagcattgcagcctattaaatcctaatcattatcatttaacagatcagccgcccatcagccaggcatgaacccaggctgggaaggcaaacgcaacggggcttgtcagaggtgaggagcggcgcattccaggtatctgccaggtacatactgggtatttgctcgaataaagtgtgtcggtgcagtaacacaaaacacatttttctttaggaatgttggcattgtagaatttgatcactaatgtcagcttatgtgtgctccattcattataggtgactcaggatacggaattaggccgtggctcttgactccggtgctaaaccctgaaactgaagcagaggagaggtacaatgcagcccatatatctacaagatctgttatagagaggacatttggcctactcaagaccagatttaggtgtctggacagaactggtggtgctcttctatacaagcctcaaaaagtgtctgatattatccttgcctgttgcattttgcacaatgttgcactcaggcacaatgtacaatcagacctagctgagcctttggtagacgagcatcccacccatgtagctgctgaaaatgaacaaacagccagtggtggccagacacgccagaatctcatcaattcatttttttcttgtaagtaaaaacagatatgtacctagtactacttttatagtttaattatgttatattaacaataatgtttttttatataaccttctgttaggacacagatgaatatgggttgcacacctttcttttctctgctgtgtgcacaaagggatgtggcaccggtatgttattgttgcacaggttatataatccctcttccattgtacattagttgtgtgtatgtgaatacaactggggtaacaaagcactaatattttagcattgtgttgttccttatgcaaagacaatacacatagtatgcccatagtcattcattattctagtatgcttacatacaatggtattggtgcagtgtaacatgtacatccagatgatgtgtacaccaggctgctttacatgttgaatgtcattaaatatacatggtgttgcacattgaacagcaaatacacactttgctgtgttgcttacggtactgaagatggcatgtcaatgtttgcaatttacatattgttccattgcattataggtatatctccagtatgactgatcatggtatgtatatttgctgacatctggcataagatgtgcctaccacAATATTCGTATAAGTATTTGAAgtgaaaacccaacatattggtttaaagaaaaatgtaacatacatgtactttctgtatcatgtacatgcatgtagctactattgaggtttcatgtgcattgtattagaaaatgattactcccatttcatcacattttatgtatgttcccttataaattccattaatgtaatatagatgtgtttggagaaaaggggataactgtacttatttgtttacttacgggagatcattcatcacggatgcaattgagtgatcataacactccatgcatgaatgcctgtaatcacaacaatgcgtagtacatcttatattttgcaatgtaggtgattattaatgctagaaattaataggcaacattaattaaaatttgacACATgtttatgtataagtcacacgtgtgtggatgtgacctacatgtaacaagtggcaaagtgtaaacaaaaccacaattttgtcccaaatgttactgtaatgtaGCATTTATAATTTCCCACAATtagaatgttggtaatatttttggaatgtaattcacgtcacttcatcattatcatgatgataattatcaagtattctctaaatataaacgtcaatcacgtgcacattagcataggcacactttttaacacaactgtttgtgtctgtatcaatttgtgtaggatccatgtataacatcgacaaatgagaacagcaggtttattatggtagcttatagcATCATAttcactgtactatttatttatataacgtttaataaacacagtaaactatagttagttaggtaaatgaaatatacacagaaacgtacttcattacatgatgttgatgtaatattcagaacatcatgcattggaggggaccacaacatctagccaataacattatttgctacagtcccaaaccattttatcaacatacccatgtaacaagagatttttatcaagaaatggctagttggttgtaagtgtcctttacattgggagaaggagtggctcagtgagtaaagacacacactggcactgagagtttgaagcaggggagtctggttcaattcccggtgtcggctccttgtgaccttgggcaagtcactttatctccctgtgcctcaggcggcaaaaaataaattgtaagttccacgggccaggcacctcagcctgaaaaatgtgtctgtaaagcgctgcgtacaactagcagcgctatacatgaacatgctcatattattattattattattgttacatagtttcgacagtcatacgttccattacacaatagaatacacaaatgtgttagcagagtgggaatggttgttatatataaaacacaccatgccataaaatgttagtagtaattaaagaacactcaagaaaaattcatgaggcactgtttttcaacatcattatgttaattaagtgcttatgcaatataggcataagggtatcacatttttaattgtttgttaataagcgctgcaagcaatataaaattagttccatatgtagtatagtagtcggtggctcctcctcacaatcatctcatataaaggtagactcttctgaaatcatacattgatccgattgtatcttccccgacatctctgaaatacagcaaacacatgatggtcaaagatggcaccttactagatatgtatccgtgacaacgcgttacgcagctctatatgattgtgtagatacacacgtcagtcacttatatgttagaagtacaagtgtacatcagtatgtaatctttcattaaagtagtagcaggcataactatgtatatgaagtgaacgttgcctgtatactgaaaaatgtgcgcgcacatcttagtgtgcgcacgcacttcacgcttgggttgactaactgttagcgcatgtgcaaaccaatgcgtacgttgtgcgttcaatacatgttgaaaataccagtaaacataaaatctttatttcaaatacaatgaagacgaaactacattcgttctaaacgagtacatctgtattctttttaaacagacgtgtttggacagaaagcacggccgataacacaatgcgcaaatgcaatacgtgtgacgtcatgttaagccagcgtgaaacgcacgctaacactcctcccactcaattaacattcggctaacgcccagtgtacgcctacaaacactgagccgcacgcatgacacactgcagttaccgttattataacaaaacaagacagccaataggctttgaggcgcgcatgtcgcttgggggcgggacttacatccgtaatcctttttaaggacgccttggcccatgacaagggtcccacgtcatacgtggtggacccggttttttattttgtagatgttgcatgataacaaaacaggtatgtgttagagttatggtaaaatgttgctaatatgtttaaagggataggaaagtacgtatatttattccgtcagcaatgtgtactactctttcaggttctactatattgtattaggaaacaatttgtttgtgatcactacatgttatgcagtctgcaatgttacgctgtatccacgcattgaaagtgaaaatggtagttacaaaaaaaaaaaaatttaaacgcagagtcaacgcataacgattgttatatttaccattcttctagaattaactcttcgtctgcctgcaactggtcgctccagaaatgcaaggcattttcatccacgcttgacccaaacgctgaatccagtatgacacacatctcctccatgaagcgctcataggaatcgccactgctttcttcaaacaattggtccggaggtaggttcatttcttcgggtacccattccaatgcatattcagctgaaaggcttggtacataatcatagtagttatgttcttgtacaatgtgggtttcaggaatggagggtgcagatattgcagcaggtatcgattcacacggaacagtagtagcggatccattgctattggcattaggaataaatatgccattaagcacaatatgtgtgccctctttcacggtgaaatgtttttccttggcaatcttccagaaaccatacctgtcttctagcttatcctgcacacgttcaaaacagtcattagttgataaagtgaatcttactgaggaattaaaattgcgcgcatgcccacgttcttggtaataaggatacttggctcgaatcaaatcatagatttgatgTGTGTtcgctttgtgtccgcaagtggacaaaatcgcttctgctatcatgaatttataccctctgtgcggattcatattctttacgaattcatcagccattgcagattaacacaaaagatgtgtgcaggtctcTGTTCTTTACTCATAAGAATGAAAGTGGTCAATGCCTAAcaatttgctgtgtttccttttcaaggtcaaaaAAAGTATCAACTTTTACTCCTTTtttgaagcaccaattggatATGTAGAATGAATTGGTTGAacgtttgtggtttctgatagccgtttgtctgacaaacatgtatcatttttttatctcgtttctcacAACATTcctagacttttaattaagtaacattgtggtttcttgaaaaataaaatagagcactgtgtgaaaatagtgcttacacagccatataatgaaatacacacacctgcaaaaggaaaaaaaaaaattccgcataaatttctgtgtgtatttgaaagtctggttaactccctgtctgcatcagtttaagtacgtgtgtatatatatatatataaatatatctctctcataaatatatatgtatataaagtgtatattgtactatatgtatattgtgtatatatatatatatatatatatatatatatatatatatatatatatatatatataacaaaaagcagcagccagcactccaagcaacaaatgtaaagtcaaggtgcatgctccatagaaatcaatatagaaaccctgtcttcccataagagaaggcacaaaagcagcaacactcagataaagcaaaaagacatgtattagcagttacaaaacagcacactataaacccaacgtttcggtcctaggcaggaccttcctcaggggggtgctaccagacaatgacacccagagaacatatataccccatagttcaccatgtgaggacaattagaggcagctaattgtacaatcctggagctccacgagtgcaatcagtgtatgaggtagtacggcggccatcttggaaagcaggagacagagcaatgtatgctatctcacatgggcagatgagtacaggctcccccggtggacaaaaaaatcctagcgtccaatgttgctaggaaacgcatgtgtggcgtcataaagtcctgggaagtcagctcaaagtaaagttgcgcatgtgcaaggctctctgacagcaccagaacgtcacgccgatctggtaccccattcagtgtcaattgcatcagtgtggcagctccctaaagaaaatgacagtgaaggaacaagtgaatcaacacataaggggaataaaaacaatttccagagctgagggtgactgtttagatggcaaggggagggagggcaaggggagggagggagggcaaggggagggagggataacaagggaaaggaggaggtagagcaaaaacatgcatataaattaggcaattgtaaatggcatactggctaaatattaatattcagtactGCACCATTGGGTAACAATATTGCAAAGTCCTGGCGATGGAAACCTAATTGAGAGCATCTATGCATTACTGAAGAGAAAAGGACACAGAACAAaaattcaaaagatgcaatcacaaaaaacatcctaatttgaaatcttcatttagtcctcgcggagccattgtgttcagttcaaaaatcatgcgagtttcaagttgtaacagcaatttgcccctgtctcctccacgggggccagcatgtgcttgcatgatgggcatgcatcgtagcgttgccaagctatgcttgtgatctttaaaatgtctcgctaccggttgcagtttgagatcctcattattcgtactgtcaagtaatgccttcctgatggaggagcggtgcaagctcatacgctccttcaacatacgtgtggttttaccaatataatacaggtcacatggacaccggatgatgtatacaacgaatttactctcacagttcatgtaatcctttattttaatgGCTTTTCTTTCTACAATGtatgggcacagcgatggggtctaacatggcccatcgtatgccaatctgtttatgtcccaatatgaacaaacccatatcctgtatgattccccatatgctaataatatcaggacatatatgagatatattgacgatctgttccTGATATGGGATGGCTCTGAAGCAGACCTGTTGCAATTTTTGGAATACCTGAATTCTATTCCATCAAACATAAGATTTACCCTCAACTACAGCAATGAGCAGATCGTCTTTCTTGACACTGTTGTTTACAAGGGACCTACCCGGCTGCTGACGAAGATTCATCATAAAGCAATGGACAGAAATACCCTACTTCTGGCCAGTAGTCACCACCCTGTTGCTCTGAAGAAGGGGTTGCCGTATTCTCAATTTCTTAGGGTCTTGAGGATCACCAGTAGGAGTGACGAGTGTGAGGAAGCGCTACAGTGTATGACACACAGGTTCCTTGCAAGAGGTTATAACCACAAAGAGGTCAAAGAGGCCTTAGCCAAGGCAAGAAGGTTTTCCCGTGATCAACTCCTCAAACCAACCATCCAAACCAGCACTTCAGATCGTTTTGGGATTAATACCACTTTTAGTACTTCATCATGTACTATTCGTAGAAGTATcacgaaacactggcacatcttggaAAACGACAAAAGAATTGGGAAAACCTTCACCAAACCACCATTATTCTGTTACCGCAGGGGGCAAAACATAGGTGACCTATTGACACAGGCAGATCCGGTATCCAAGTATGCCAGCCCTACGAATTGGCTCTCCAAAACTCCCGGTGtacacaaatgtcatggctgtataaactgtcaacacatgatattggggaaaagctttgtccatccacacagtggaaaagccattaaaataaaggattacatgaactgtgagagtaaattcgttgtatacatcatccggtgtccatgtgacctgtattatattggtaaaaccacacgtatgttgaaggagcgtatgagcttgcaccgctcctccatcaggaaggcattacttgacagtacgaataatgaggatctcaaactgcaaccggtagcgagacattttaaagatcacaagcatagcttggcaacgctacgatgcatgcccatcatgcaagcacatgctggcccccgtggaggagacaggggcaaattgctgttacaacttgaaactcgcatgatttttgaactgaacacaatggctccgcgaggactaaatgaagatttcaaattaggatgttttttgtgattgcatcttttgaatttTTGTTCTGTGTCCTTTTCTCTTCAGTAATGCATAGATGCTCTCAATTAGGTTTCCATCGCCAGGACTTTGCAATATTGTTACCCAATGGTGCagtactgaatattaatatttagccagtatgccatttacaattgcctaatttatatgcatgcttttgctctacctcctcctttcccttgttatccctccctccccttgccctccctccctccccttgccctccctccccttgccatctaaacagtcaccctcagctctggaaattgtttttattccccttatgtgttgattcacttgttccttcactgtcattttctttagggagctgccacactgatgcaattgacactgaatggggtaccagatcggcgtgacgttctggtgctgtcagagagccttgcacatgcgcaactttactttgagctgacttcccaggactttatgacgccacacatgcgtttcctagcaacattggacgctaggatttttttgtccaccgggggagcctgtactcatctgcccatgtgagatagcatacattgctctgtctcctgctttccaagatggccgccgtactacctcatacactgattgcactcgtggagctccaggattgtacaattagctgcctctaattgtcctcacatggtgaactatggggtatatatgttctctgggtgtcattgtctggtagcacccccctgaggaaggtcctgcctaggaccgaaacgttgggtttatagtgtgctgttttgtaactgctaatacatgtctttttgctttatctgagtgttgctgctattgtgccttctcttatgggaagacagggtttctatatatatatatatatatatatatatatatatatatatatatatatatataaatatatatataaaatatgcaggagtacacacaacatattgatggcagtaagtaggccttgtatgaaacctatttaaatggtgataaacatgagtgaattaagtaataaacatttgtttgagcccaatactgttagaggctcacagttagtatagttctcaaacattaggcctgtattataaaaatagtgtcttttcacaaggaagcatgaagtgtattttttttgtaaatacatatataccagtttacatagtactatatatacatacacacacacactgtgtgtgtgtgtgtgtgtgtgtacatatatccatacatactacatatttattagtatacattcagagatgttcttgaaacacgaacacataaatgattaaaggacaacattacaatgggcaagcaaggccaaggtaagtaatattttacacataatcctgctgtacacggacaagaaagatgtttgcagttaaatagatgtgtgtttttaattgcatgtgaataatatgcacatgcaatgattacatcaagtaacacacccaaatacaatgttttgcaggtaagtcaatggcagcttctctaaacatagcaactggctcctgctggaccattactgaacagacgattaatacatcaatatttataacactattcattaattaggactgttaacatttccaaaacttcacgtgtacaagaacatacttgaaagtttggaaacaacacagtcttcagcatactgcaccgacacactttattcgagcaaatacccagtatgtacctggcagatacctggaatgcgccgctcctcacctctgacaagccccgttgcgtttgccttcccagcctgggttcatgcctggctgacgggcggctgatctgttaaatgataatgattaggatttaataggctgcaatgcttcgcgtgtctaccagatggcataaattcatgaattgtaatgcagtatatatatatatactgtgcagtattgcagccagcgggaataaaatgcttcaatccctgcctggaaaatacctcaatgcactcgggcagaaaacagtcacaaacctcaatacacccgggtatacccgaattcgtgggactagccgagctcgaataaagtgtgtcgccagtgtacatacaatattaattagataatctgaagtcaacaaaacaaggccaaagacatatttagtgaattataacatttattttttttgttccttttgagagcgagtaacaggcctgcttgttgtctcttgcattttcctttttcgttttgcaacaactttagccacaacagagccactttgagtggcctctggcacttcacgggcagggcttgtggccagtgactcaactacagggcttttgggcagtgactgttcaccgacagggcttttgggcagtgactgttcacctacagggcttttgggcagtgactcacctacagggcttttgggcagtgactcacctacagggctttgggcagtgactgttcacggacagggcttgtgcccactgacacatgtgagcaagttggtagacactgcacaagtgatggttggtctgattcatgtgtgtctttttttgtttgtgtccaaaaactggtcagtagtaactgcttgtgctgttttgtttttgtcgcctcctttgtaggtgtcagctgctgattttgtacagatggcagcggtaggatgtcgtcaggaacctgcacagcaatgtctgctacttgaccggtaacattcggacctggggaatgaagatcagatgcatgtggtgaaaactgaccagcatctaaggatcctgcctgtgaggtgttgaagttgaattgtggtacattagtcattctcaagtaatttgcttgggtttgctgaacaactaatgcttcgaatgaggtgttgattttttgcaactgtttaggcacttcaatgaagactctgtggagatgtgccaattgtgatactgtttcttcctgcagtgcaatcatcctttccagcactgtcatcaggtcagaatggcgacgattttctgcttccacaatttttccctcagaagctacaattgcatcgtatgtggtagttgatggacgatttggcggtaaaacagtttcaattggaacctcttcatgctcacttgattgtatttctgtgtctatggcggcatcatcatcatcatcatcctcatcatcatgttctaaaaataaatgtacacattattaaatggcatgttaatctctgctgtgttactatgtaattctactgtgtcataagtaacacctaacatgtttccatacgttttataacctcacattaaaaactaccttgacttacgaataatgtttggactcagtatgaaatatgaatgaatgaaaacttgctctaaactcagaagtcctacatgatagttaacatcactaacacaatacatgttgccttacacttacttttcactgacactaagtaatcctatttaaagaagatgtgcaaaacaaataatgaacatgacaacataacatatagaagtgcacatattatatggccaccaactgatacactcaccatctaggtgtgttgagctgcatgacccaggtgaagacacttgttccatctcaggtgacacatgtcctccaggggcaactatatataacaataacattagttttacatttacatgtgtaaatattgaacaaacacttattgtatgttctgtatttatgagtacctaacagcatcagttccttaacagAAAATGTGtttgtgaaagtgaacataaatagttgtaataacaatgtacatgcctgtgtacttagaacttttgagttccctaacatacaacatactatgtttctgcagtaatgcgtgaggataaatagattacatttgtacataaaaatcatatgttgtgtagtcatatcagtatcataatgtacataactatcatgagatgaacattcacaatggttatcatgaaggtggtcatattgcaaaaagttttgtttttggtacaggatatgtgtggtacattaatagaagatgtggcacacctgaatgtggctgtcactcaacaagacaacacatgcagtgtgtgataatgtgtcgttgatagtagttcaactatagatatgagtgaactaatgtgtgacgtacggtttgataactaatgagttgttggggcatttagtagctagagttaagctttcaaatgagtgtgattaacttcagttgtgctagtcaggttgtaagaacggtattcccttccccaaaaagcctaatcagccagacctttcaattacttcaaacaggtgaaaatggtgtgaactaagttgactctaagatgagcctgtaatttgtgtgtgtgctgaaccccaccccctctgttgaagtgtatgctgtgatgagatattaattgcagctgctttaacacaatggtagaggagctaaatagtcgtctgcagtgtttaagttatgaacacaatgacataacatatgctacgtgtgcctcattatgctgtctgtatatgacataaagcaaaaatggaccttttcataaacaactatagatgtgttggtgcaagtgatgtttgtaggccgttgcatgcaatatatttgatgcatgtttaaaataggcagtaatgtcgtgtttgtaggagtaaaataaataaaatacacaataatattatacatatttatgttctgtacctgtagctagtaataatttctcattagcatgtgttacacatgtgtgctaccctgttgttccccatctttgcccaccataaattgcttccaatgcagcaaagcattgtgggaattcacatgcaaatgagcacgcaatgcaacgtggtatattagttactgcttttagtaggactacaacagatatgtctaatttgacacacacacacacacacatatatatatatatatatatatatatatatatatatatatatatatatatatgagacacagagaaacagacatatacatatatagatgtaggtatgtttatattgggaagacactataaaaagctgcggaaatatgcaaaataactttaaacaacgacacgcctagtacagtaatatttctcacctggtggaaattgtgagggataaattccaa
The Ascaphus truei isolate aAscTru1 chromosome 13, aAscTru1.hap1, whole genome shotgun sequence DNA segment above includes these coding regions:
- the LOC142464545 gene encoding uncharacterized protein LOC142464545, producing the protein MLLLYIVAPGGHVSPEMEQVSSPGSCSSTHLDEHDDEDDDDDDAAIDTEIQSSEHEEVPIETVLPPNRPSTTTYDAIVASEGKIVEAENRRHSDLMTVLERMIALQEETVSQLAHLHRVFIEVPKQLQKINTSFEALVVQQTQANYLRMTNVPQFNFNTSQAGSLDAGQFSPHASDLHSPGPNVTGQVADIAVQVPDDILPLPSVQNQQLTPTKEATKTKQHKQLLLTSFWTQTKKDTHESDQPSLVQCLPTCSHVSVGTSPVREQSLPKAL